In Phaseolus vulgaris cultivar G19833 chromosome 10, P. vulgaris v2.0, whole genome shotgun sequence, a single genomic region encodes these proteins:
- the LOC137817604 gene encoding uncharacterized protein, protein MRGFNGGLMPECSDRREGMPYHLGAFLAVALDWRAQARNAASNTRALQALKEEVAALKKEKEALGRQNEAYQASLKLAQEAKEEADRQLNEAMEIQADFYIREVSLQVQVTDLQDMVEASEELQKDLEDQCYGQAERLERMEEEMATQVKALGLLQVNHDKLQTEVNRLQVEKEALEKQVASGDTTIEELEKVRKELIDDMAGTFEEGFKEALAQAACENPGINVSNCDPTHHVVGGQVVPLELDD, encoded by the coding sequence atgaggggcttcaacgGAGGGTTGATGCCAGAATGCTCCGACAGGAGAGAAGGAATGCCCTATCAtttgggagccttcttggccGTGGCCCTTGATTGGCGCGCCCAAGCTAGAAATGCTGCTTCAAATACACGAGCCCTCCAGGCCCTGAAAGAAGAAGTGGCCGCTCTGAAGAAGGAGAAGGAAGCTTTGGGACGCCAAAATGAGGCCTATCAAGCCTCTCTGAAGTTGGCCCAAGAGGCCAAGGAGGAGGCTGACAGGCAACTAAATGAGGCGATGGAAATCCAGGCTGATTTCTACATCCGGGAGGTGTCTCTCCAAGTTCAAGTAACGGATCTCCAAGACATGGTCGAGGCTTCCGAAGAGCTTCAGAAGGACTTGGAGGATCAGTGTTATGGGCAGGCGGAGAGACTGGAGaggatggaggaggaaatggctaCCCAGGTCAAGGccttgggccttctccaggttaaTCATGACAAGCTGCAAACTGAAGTCAACAGGCTCCAAGTTGAGAAGGAGGCTCTagagaagcaggtggcctccGGGGACACTACCatcgaggagttggagaaggTCAGGAAGGAGCTCATCGACGACATGGccggcaccttcgaggagggattcaagGAGGCTTTGGCCCAAGCCGCCTGCGAGAACCCGGGGATCAATGTTTCAAATTGCGATCCCACCCACCATGTCGTCGGCGGACAAGTCGTGCCTCTCGaattggatgactga